The following coding sequences lie in one Chloroflexota bacterium genomic window:
- a CDS encoding alpha/beta hydrolase — protein sequence MKKKKGLVVLGVLLVLLLVVYLWPVPQKGFAELSEKVSPQDRQSLLDFRSQHPPKHLQVNGKDWEYVAFGSGEKAILFLHGMTGAYDIWWQQMVPLSDDYRVISLTYPPAGTLDELGEGVLAVLDAEGVQQTYVVGTSLGGYLAQYLMARHPERIEKAVLGNTFPPNDILRQKNESLIRILPFLPNWVVMGVFRKNFVETIYPAAGHSELVLAYMLEQVSGRMSKAQVVARAKAVIEPFIPPDPQALGIPVMIIEADNDPLVEVALREQLKATYPTAEVHTLHAVGHFPYVNEPDTYTQLLRSFFAR from the coding sequence ATGAAAAAGAAAAAGGGTCTTGTTGTTTTAGGCGTTCTCTTGGTCTTGTTGCTCGTAGTGTATTTATGGCCTGTACCTCAGAAAGGCTTCGCAGAACTTTCGGAAAAAGTATCACCTCAGGATCGTCAATCTCTCCTGGATTTTCGTAGCCAACACCCTCCCAAACACTTGCAAGTCAACGGGAAAGATTGGGAATATGTGGCTTTTGGGAGTGGAGAGAAGGCCATCTTGTTCCTGCACGGGATGACAGGCGCCTACGACATTTGGTGGCAACAGATGGTGCCTCTCTCCGATGACTATCGAGTCATCAGCCTCACCTATCCACCGGCCGGAACTCTAGATGAACTCGGTGAGGGGGTATTGGCGGTGCTGGATGCTGAGGGGGTCCAGCAAACCTACGTGGTAGGCACTTCCCTGGGCGGATACCTGGCGCAGTACCTGATGGCCCGTCATCCTGAAAGAATTGAGAAAGCGGTTCTTGGCAACACATTTCCGCCTAATGACATCCTACGCCAAAAGAACGAGTCCCTGATCAGAATACTGCCCTTCTTGCCCAATTGGGTGGTGATGGGCGTCTTTCGCAAGAACTTTGTGGAGACCATCTATCCAGCCGCTGGTCACTCTGAGTTGGTGCTGGCGTACATGCTGGAACAGGTCTCGGGTAGGATGAGTAAAGCTCAAGTTGTGGCTCGTGCAAAGGCGGTCATCGAACCATTTATTCCACCTGATCCCCAAGCGCTGGGAATTCCGGTAATGATTATTGAGGCGGACAACGACCCGCTCGTGGAAGTCGCTCTACGGGAGCAACTGAAAGCAACCTACCCTACCGCGGAAGTACACACGCTCCATGCCGTCGGACACTTCCCGTATGTCAACGAGCCCGATACGTATACCCAATTGCTTCGCTCTTTCTTTGCTCGGTAA